tatccactgactTCTGGGATGTCTATCCAAAGCCTAACACTGTGGCTGAACGACATTCATTACAGCAAATGACAagttatttgaattatttcttttatactaCCACGCTAACTGTCTTTTCAGCCTCACAGGATGTagtgatataaatatatgacTAATACAGATTGTACCTGAGCCCACTGAAAAACACATGTCACTCATTACTCGTCcctatatttgatattttattctcGACTCGATATTTTTAGTTATGCTGATGGGTTTTACAGGAGAAGACGAACAGTTGAAGTCATTATAAAGAAGCAGAGGCTTGAAACGCTATGAAAAGCAGAGCCACTTGGTCTCCTCTGTCCGGTTGCTAACGGGGAGCtcgagaagttttttttttctgtggcgCATAAAATTTGACTGACTAGAACAAGAAACAATTtcgacttttttttaattttttttttttttttttacttttatctaGCTTTTTTGGGAGCAAACAAAACCCAGCTGTGCTAGAAGAGGTCGCTACCAAACAGCAGCTCATTCAGCTAGGCCATGCTAACGAACCCAGGCTAGCTGCTTAAATATGGCTGAGGCACTTATCAATACATATCAACATGTTTAATACGgattagttaaaaaaattaattaattaattacgaAAAATCACAAGGCGGTGTTTATAATCTTACCTGTTCAGCGTTTTCATACCATCTTTGTAACTTgagcgtgatgttttgtgctaGGTAGGCTAGCTATTCTTCAACTTTCTACCTTCCTAGTAGTCAATTCAGAGCACCACAGTCTGGCTAAATTaacgaaataaataataaacccgTGCGAAAAACTTGATGTTGGACTTACTctgttctacaaaaaaaaatgtgggcAAGGACATACCACAGGAGACCAAAGCGTCCATCAGGAAACCCGTCCTGATTGGCCAACCCAGCTGTCACTCTGTAAACTGTAAGGCGTCATCCACTTTCTTTTACATTTCCAGTTAGTCTCCGCCCGCTGACAAAAACTGTCTTCGGAGGGGAGGGAGGCCGGAAAGTGTTAATGAAAATGTCCGACTCCTTCCTCCACCGACAAGGTAACTTCTGAGAGTAGTGAGTAAACAGGAATGggggctgagtgtgtgtgtgtgtgtgtgtgtgtgtgtgtgagagagagagagagagagagagagagacatagtaGCCGTGCCAACAATCTTTCTGTGAAGTAGTGACTCACTGTGAACATTTCTAGAGTAGCTAGAATGAGATTCCTCTTAACACTATGTAATCTCAGGGTAAACACTGCATTATTATCTTAAATAAATACTATCCTTAAGGGGGTCTGGGAAGCATAGCTAGGGGAAGCAAACGTGTTGGTATACGTgtagttattatttaattatactcCAGTCCTGTCAAATGCTTGATTCTAATCAGAAGgcactgattaattttctataacagcacctctgacaatagtgccagctgtTTCAGACCTAACTACAATATCTATGTAAAACAACTTTGACCCCCTAGATATGCTTCCCAAAGCCCTTGGGGGTCTCTGGTCCACGGCTTTGCCTATACTTGTTTAAACAAGGGTTATGATAATGATACAGTAGCTGCAGTATTGACCATTTACCATACatatattaatgaactcattcCACTAAGTTATCGACTCTATAGTGACAACATACACAGGAACTTGCATGACAAATGTTCaacataaaaagattttttagaaaaaaaaaactgtgatggTTGATGTGGttagttttctgtgaagagggGTTTATCTAgagtttttggaaggagtctccagtgtcagtgcttcgtaacagtcagacataaaactgttcctttaagttttcagacacagtaGAGTCTTTATGGCTTTATGGCTCATGACCagttacaagaaaaaaataacgaGAACTAACTTTTTACGTTTTTCGCTttcatgtttcacagatgttccacattaCACTCACTGGCATATTGCTGAgatagagaaataaaatacttcaggacatgctggtATCGAAAATAACCAATAACAccctgttgattaattttcttaaaatagCATGCACTGTGATGTTTAATTCCTTACCTATAAGCCCAATTGGCTGGTCACTTgaatttaatatgtaaaaatcaATCCTCAATAAATTTTACCCACAAAACATCTGTTGATATGATACTAAATGTTTCAAATCTGCATTTTACCATGAAGTTTCAGTTCTGTGTTTGGACAGTTCAGGAATAAACATTTCTAATGACtcaaataaatgaacatatttGTGCATATTTGTGCTCAGTATTTGAATGCTGCAATTATAAGTGGGTCCATGACTCACTGTGAATATTTCTGTTAAGTACCTGGAATAAAATTCCTCTGAACACTATGTAGGTCTAATTCCAGATGGTAAATACTGCAGAAATTcattatcataaataaatattagcacTGAGGGGTCTGAGCAGCATAGCTAATGGGTCAAAGCTGCTATACATGTTGTAGTTATTATTGAACTTAGCCACAGTATGGTTCTACGCTCTATGCtgatcagaaagtgttgattaattttctataacatgaACTTTGAGAATAGTGccagctgtggtataattaaatGATAACTACAATACCTGTAACTATAACACTGACCCCTTGCTATGCTTTCTGAAGCTCTTGCCAGTCTCTGGGCCATGGATTTGCCTGtccttgtttaaaaaagagTTATAAGAGTGATAATGATACAGTAGCTGCAGTATTGATCATTTGGAATTAAACCTGTGTCGTGTTGTAGTTACTATTTAAGTATACCATAGCCAATTCGTATCAGATGttggtgattcattttctgtaacagcaactgacagtagtgccagctgcaaggtttataatatattatcgtgcttgtttctgtagtaacagcttacacaggaacttgtatgatggacattccacattaatagattttttttttaagcaagtaCGTGTTGATATGGTTAAGTTTTCTTTGAGGAGGGATTTTTCATGCATCTTTGGAAGGAaactccagtgtcagtgttttgtaaaagTCCAAAGTAAAgatgttcctttaagttttcagatAAAGAAAAttcttcaggactgaggactttgcactttttgcagtttctgtaacattacaagttgcattttttttttgttttaactaaCACCATGTcctgttatatttttttatttaactgacTGATCATTTGAATTTAATATGTATAAATCAATCCTCAATACCTACAAAAAGTAGTCTAAATTGTGTTAACTACAATTTTAATATGATGCAAAGCATCTCAAATCTGCATTTCACCATCATGTAACTTGGGTTCTCTCGGTGAATGACTCCGGTAAATAAACATGATGATACATATTTGTGCCTATTATTAGAATACTTGTGCTGCAGTCGTAAGTCAGTCCATGATTTTTCCCCCTGTAATGGGTCCATGGctgcaaagaataaaaaaaaaccctggactataaaatataaaattgcagaTGAGAAAGTAGGAgaactttaaataaacaaaaacatcatgACGATGATATATAACAACCACAAATATTTGATGGCTGCCACCTTCTAAACCAGCACTTCCATGTTCTCctttatttgaataatatttagAAAATCACTATCCAGAATGTGTGCACCTATCTCTTGCTGTGTTGAGTCAGAGTGGCTCTTCTTCATCTTAAACCAAAGCAAACCTTGCAAACATGATTCTTAGGAAAAGGTGGTTCATTGGTCTAAAAGTTAAGCATCACTTAAGagcattttaaagaaagaattgTGATATTCCAAAAAGTACACaccatttattaatgttaattatttaaaacatttaacttAAATAATCAAACTACAGGTATGTTTGTATAATATATAGATAAACCAGAAATCAGATTGTAGACAGTGCATGCCATAGACAAGAGtctattattttgtaaaaacgTGTGAAAAAATAGGCTGATAGCTTCATAAACtttatcaaacattttaacaatGGCAATGCATTAAAATGAACCTTCTCCTTCTCAAGTCCTcatgaaaatatataatgaCAGTTTATTGACAGTccaaaaaatccaataaaaccTGAAGATCATAGTGTTTTCAAGTTTACATACAGAAACCAGTTTTAATGTGGCTGAGAAAAGGTCAGcccttttgtttttgtcactaGTATACTGAAAGTGCATCAGGTTCTTCTTTCGGTGTTATTCTCAGTCATCTTCGGGAGTTTCGGAGGTGAAGGGCTTCGTTTTCTTTGGGGTGGGATAGCGGGAAGAACTTGCATGTTTCGCAGCGGCTCAGTGCTCAAGGGAGCAGGGAAGGAACACAGAGACTGGCTCTGATGAATGCCTGGTCTGTGATTCTTAGATGTTACAGGAGTAGGGAGTCCTGCTAGACTGCGTCCCAGAGAGCTGAGGGGCAGGGATTTGGACTTCCTTACTCCCTGAGAGACTTGGTCAGGTGGCAAAGAGACTGAACAAGAAGAAAGGTGATTGGTAAATATGATACAATAATGTAACTTTGATGTAGCtttgatattatatttattacttatagcaaaaaaaaaaaaaaaaatgtaaaggaaaTTCCTAAATGCACATTTCTTACCCCTCCAAGACTAAGTTGCAAACACATACATTGCTTCcataaatacatgttttttttaatactccTCAATACCAATCCTGATGCAGAAATGAGTAACCTATTTAGTATTAAGTAATCAAGGGCATCATGGAACatgttatttagctctgtttatgttggtgCTGCCATGTGCTGGTAGCAATGAACTTCTCAGTATAATCTGTAAGATTTTATGACAATTAAACAGTATGTTTAACACAGAATGTGAAGGTGGCTGATCTGAGCAATCAGATCAAAGCACTATCAGTGAGTACAGACATGAGCAAAAAATGAGCACCTTGCACCTTGAATTGCACTTTGTAGAGCATGTAGGAAGAGTACATGTCACAGATCTGAAGTGCACTCTCTCACATGCAACAGTTTCTTTTGCATGCTAACTTTCCTACTTCACACTGATAATGCTGAGCAACATGAGGTTGGCCTTCCTGATGCtgtctattaaagatactgctcaaatgtaataaaaatgttttagcagGTTAATTGTATAGTAGGAGGATTCTGTAGTACTGATTCATTGAGCTCAGTTTGCAGACTGCTTTGCTTTGTCATTGTTAATTGTGGTAAATTGCTTACATCTGTGAGTGCAGTGGTCACGAATGGGAGCCAAGCTGTTGCGCGTCAAGGCCGAGTCTCTCATTCTCAGTGGTATCAGATGAGTATTTGCAACTGTTCAAATGGAAAAACAGGCATCATATGCATGCTGTTGAAATAGCTTTAGCAACAGATGTGGGTTTTGTAACTCACCTTGGTCATTTCTCTGGATATAAGGTGTGTGGTTGGAGCAAAGCACATCTATAGGACTCTGTGTTTCATGCAACAGTTTATCTAGCATCCTATCAGATGGAGGTGACACCCAAGCCTTGTGGTTTAGCAACTGACTGGATTCTGTTTTCCAAGGAGGACCTGTGGATTTCTGAGCCTTCATTCTGCAGTCAAAGAGGTCATGTTCACTCTTGCTCTTCTGTGACCTGTGTGCCAAATGACTAACCATCTGCCCTGACACAGTTCTATGTGGTGCATTGTGCAAGTTGGATAACAAAGAGTTTCCCAGAGTGATAGGTGGAAGACTCTGTGTGCGTATAGGAGGTAGGCTCCTATGGTCCTTGGGTGTGGGGTCATCAAGCCTTTCAGGTTCATTAGGCTGCTTTCTGCTGTCATCTTTGGCTGGGAGATCAACAATGCAGTCGAACATGGTGATGATGTCGTCCACTTCAGAGGTCTCTTCCTGCAGGTTGCTCTCTTGACTCAGCTCCCTTTGCCGTGTGGCATGcagttctttcttctttttacaTGAGAAGATGTGGTTCAGTACACGGAATTTGCCCTCTTTTCTGATAGCAGGGTCGCTGCTCTGGGAAAGTAGCTGCCGGGTTGATTCAGGCCTGCACACATGTAAGATCACAAGATATTAATAACATGTGTGTGGTTGTCTGGGAAAACCCCTCAGATGTTGCAGTTTAACAGCCAAAAACTACAGTTTTTCTATCTATGACATACTTATGAGCACCTCAGCTTTAACTATAATCAACCAAAAATGTTGTGGaagtgtttttacttttttttttttaaggctgcCTAGGCTATCTTTCTACAAAGATCATGTTAGGGAAGGAGCCAGGTTAGAGTGATTTTCTCATACAGTGAATGCcacactttgatcaagttgttggatactTACATGCCATAGCAAAAATGGACATAAGATAATGGACACAAGTTGAGTCAGTTTGTAGATTAGATACCGGCTGTCAAAATGCCAGTGTTGCTCCTGCACTGCagtcaaaatgtgaaaatttctGATTTTGACACATGCAAAAGAGTAACATATTTCAGCTCAGGAAATCCTGTAGAtgtcagaactatatatagatGAAAGAAGTTCCCTTTGTGAAGAGTTttcaggctgccacacatattaGGTAACTGAAGGTTTGAAAAggaagttttaaaatattttaaatgctcAGAAAGGTTTTATTGCTTCTATGAAGAGTAAGAACAGTCCTGGGATTAAAATAAGTTAGACCACTGAGTAGCAGATTAAAGCTAAACCTTGGCTcgactttaaaatgaaaataaataaataaataaataaatagtgcatGCTAAAACAGAAGAATAAGTAAATAGAGCCAAGTAGTAGTTACTAATCCCATTCATAATGAAAATCAATCAGTTCCATAGTATATAACTGTTGAAATGTGGGTTAGCTGCTGATGAAGATAGCACATTTCGGGGTAAAaccaaataattataatttcagTCCTAAGTAATCCATAATACACTACAGGCTTTAAAGATTTTCTAATAGTTTAGCTTCAATCCGTCTCATTGCCATGCAGCCCAGAATTAACACTTTCCACATCATGTGCATTTTATTCTCACTTCACCACTTTGTGAGTGGAGCAGCTGTGTTTCCCTTTTTGAACAGGGCGGATGTAATTTTGCctgactgtttctagctgctaaaTCACATGCTGCCAAATACTAAATGAATTTCTGTGAATTTACATGATTGAAGTTATAGATAATTATAGAAGTTATACACGTTAATGCATTCACACAGAACAAATGAAACACTGATCACACATTAAGGTACTTCTTTTCGGGAAGGTCATTTAAAGGGTACCGTTTGAATAGAAACTCTAACCTGCTGTCGGCTGAAAGCAGTTTGATGCAGGCAGTGTGGCCGCAGTACATGGCGTACGTCAATGGCGTGTTCTCGTTGATGTCTCTTGGCCCAGGCTCCACACCCAGCTGTAACAAAGCTTGTACACACTCCTCCTTTCCTGCTGCAGCTGCCCAGTGCAAAGGTGTCCTAATACAGGTTTTGTATAAGAACAATAAATAGCATTATCATTCCTTCATGttatatgaatgaatatatgTGAAAGATGATTTATATGATAATTTATATGTTATATGCATTAtactgcaagaaaaaaataattaatgaccaATGAACATATCTGAAACTTAAAATCAGATTGCAGCAGGAGAGGTTAACCCATTTCCCCATGGTTTTCCCCATGGTCTTATCCATTTTCCATGACTTATATACATAAGAGCTGTTGATCATGGAATGATTCACATCTTCTGacattctatatatatatatatacagactaCCTAGTATGAAAGACTAGTAGCTGATTAGGTTTAAATGAATGGTtatgtttaaattaaagaaaatgcaCCAAACTGCAAGAAAACAATACAAGAACAACTGACCagtatgcttaaaaaaaatttaaatcttaaGAAATTCAGTTATACATCTTGTCTGGGTTTCCTTTGAAAAGTCTGTTTCTTTCAATCTGTTTCTTCTGGTAAAACAAAGGGTAAACGAAATAGATTTGGCTGGTGATAGGATCTAGATAGTTTAATGCACATATGTAGCTAATGTCTGGTGATATTCTAAAGCATGCAGTTGCAGTAGCTTAATAGCCCAATGACACACTTTTCCAGAACCCTGCTAATTTTCCAGAAAATGCTAGATGCATTTCAGAACAGTCAGGGTTTATATGATGGATTTAGGAGGAAGTTGAGAAAGACAAAGGAAGTCATGAGACATACTGAGCAGTTGAGGTGAAGTGAATCATAAGACATTAAGATGTACCACTGTCTTACCGCTCATCCACATCCAGAGCCTGCAGATTGGTTTCAGGGATGCGTGCAAGCTCGTAGATGATGTCACTGTAACCTGCAGCGGCGGCAATGTGAACGCAGGTCTTCCCATTCTCATCATCATAGTTTATGATGGTGGAACCAAGGTGATGGTCGAGAATTAGTGAGCACATAAATCTGCTACCACTCTGCCAAACAGgtacacaaaatgtaaaaactcaTTTTAGTTTTTGTGGCCAAacgaagttgttttttttaaacaaacaaataaatgaataaagcatGGAAATATGATACCAGCTTTATTATCTGATGCTTGAATCTCTGGTAATTGATTGAGTGGAAGGGAGGTTTTGTGTTCAATGAATGATGATGGCATATGGGAGACTAGCACAAGGTCTATGTGCCTCATAAATCCACATTGCAATCCTGACATGGGCCTCAGTAGGATagcaggtgcacacacacacacacacacacacacacataacacccacacacacccacaaataaatagatttttaaatgaatacagTTCACAACATGAAAAGCCCTAAGattgaaatatttctaaaataatggAGTATTTTAGGCATAAAGGGCCTTGTGAggtttttctgtgaggagatatttaactagcatttttggaaggagtctccagttcacttcacttcacttcacttcacttcagtgtcggtgctttgtatcagtcattggtaaagctgttcctttaagttttccatcacaggaaagtcttcaccTGGGGAGCACTAGCATTTATATCAGCTCTATAACAAATCTATAACTATGATGCActgaaccatttctattgtaagattaATTGCAatgattgggagagggaaagggggattttAGAGTAATGtccgtacatcagaaatgcatggGAAGTATTTTATATGCTGagaaaggctgagaaaaagaaaactgtcTCCCGTTTTGAATGCAAAGTTGGGCATTGTGCCCAGTGGGGTtggtttcaggtcttttgtgtggtttttcaGATGTAGGAaatttttgctgaaacctgtcaaccgtggttaatgatattaccaCGAACACAGTTAAACAAAGGTACAAAAACTGTCTAAAAACCAGTctaaaactgattaaaatgagCTGCTACTTTGCACatatgactgtatgttgtcaacaATCAATGACCTGTTATGGGGTTATTCTAAAAAGTCACTAGATAGTgggctatagcataagtcaagtgtgatagcctctcaacTTAATTTTGTGGGAGGCTATGTCATTGTTTTGTGAACCAACATGTTTTgtgaacattccacaacattaaattcagattcaactttattgtcattgtgcagtgTAGACATACAGAGACAATGAAATACAGTTAGCCTCTGACCAGaaatgcaaatagcaataaataTGGCAAATAAGTTCAATAAAAGTATTCACTGTAGAAGTAAAGTGCAAGATTATGGATgcaactgtaaatggataaaaactgtcattctttaattaaattgtAATCTATCCCAGCATTCCCTGTCATGTTTAATTCTTACATAATGTCtataaattatttcacattatatCTAGTGTCAGTACTTTTATAATACTGCTCGTTTGTGTTATTACACACTGTAGTAGTTGTCTGGATGGTTAAATCTGTTTCTtgcaattgttttatttttcttccttttcttgttCATGTAACTGTTCTCAGGTTATATCCTTAAAGCCcttatttataacatatttgAGTACAAAAGACTGATAGTGACTCAAGTCAGAAAGCCGTATGTACACTTTATGTGAAAATGAAACTGAACATGACTGGGCATGATATACAGTACGTCATAATTTATGATGCTTTCTGCTGTCGTCAGTCTGTTGTCTTCATTGTCTTCTGCAAAGAGAGAGTGTAACTAAATTTACTATGTTGTAACTTTTTTGTGTTGATGCTTTGCCTTGCCTACAATTAGTAGAAGAGCGAGTTCAAGCATATTTTAGATACACTCTGGACACTATTTGAAGTTGGCACATGACTCAACAGTTTATCCAGTCATTTCACAAGAAATCAGTGTGACTGTCCTACCTGCACAGCCCAGTGAAGTGCGGTTTTAAAGTCTTTGTCAACCAGTGTGGGATCCGCCCCTTTTTGCAGCAGGGCCTGTACATGCTCCGGGCGGTTATGGAAGGATGCCCAGTGAAG
This is a stretch of genomic DNA from Pangasianodon hypophthalmus isolate fPanHyp1 chromosome 17, fPanHyp1.pri, whole genome shotgun sequence. It encodes these proteins:
- the ankrd55 gene encoding ankyrin repeat domain-containing protein 55 is translated as MEFPSATVFDQPKDCAEEVDLNVVFQAAATGDVNSLTATIREDPSILECCDSEGSTPLMHAVSGRQVDTVKLLLKMGASINTQDACGRTSLSLATYLGWLEGCVCLLRNGAKQNIPDKNGRLPLHAATAEVDLRLMAVLLQQSTLCEINHQDNEGMTALHWASFHNRPEHVQALLQKGADPTLVDKDFKTALHWAVQSGSRFMCSLILDHHLGSTIINYDDENGKTCVHIAAAAGYSDIIYELARIPETNLQALDVDERTPLHWAAAAGKEECVQALLQLGVEPGPRDINENTPLTYAMYCGHTACIKLLSADSRPESTRQLLSQSSDPAIRKEGKFRVLNHIFSCKKKKELHATRQRELSQESNLQEETSEVDDIITMFDCIVDLPAKDDSRKQPNEPERLDDPTPKDHRSLPPIRTQSLPPITLGNSLLSNLHNAPHRTVSGQMVSHLAHRSQKSKSEHDLFDCRMKAQKSTGPPWKTESSQLLNHKAWVSPPSDRMLDKLLHETQSPIDVLCSNHTPYIQRNDQVANTHLIPLRMRDSALTRNSLAPIRDHCTHRFSLPPDQVSQGVRKSKSLPLSSLGRSLAGLPTPVTSKNHRPGIHQSQSLCSFPAPLSTEPLRNMQVLPAIPPQRKRSPSPPKLPKMTENNTERRT